One stretch of Rhodohalobacter mucosus DNA includes these proteins:
- a CDS encoding plastocyanin/azurin family copper-binding protein, which translates to MKTLIKLTLSILLTGLMAAQIFAAAGETENVREITVKGTDNMKFDVTLIEAEPGEKLRVTLVVESNLPKAAMGHNIAIVDQGVNMDDFVFASMTAKDNEYIAPAFQDQVIAFTKMIGGGETDTIEFTVPDTPGEYEYVCTFPGHYFGGMKGILRVTNPA; encoded by the coding sequence ATGAAAACACTCATTAAACTCACATTATCGATACTGTTGACAGGCCTGATGGCAGCACAGATTTTTGCAGCCGCAGGTGAAACCGAAAACGTACGTGAAATTACCGTGAAAGGCACCGACAACATGAAGTTTGACGTGACTCTGATCGAGGCCGAACCCGGTGAAAAGCTCAGAGTTACACTGGTTGTGGAAAGCAACCTGCCTAAGGCGGCCATGGGTCACAACATTGCAATTGTGGATCAGGGCGTAAATATGGACGATTTCGTCTTTGCATCCATGACGGCAAAGGATAACGAATACATTGCTCCGGCCTTTCAGGATCAGGTGATCGCTTTTACCAAAATGATCGGCGGCGGTGAAACGGATACGATTGAATTTACCGTGCCGGATACTCCCGGTGAGTACGAATACGTCTGCACATTTCCGGGCCACTACTTTGGCGGCATGAAGGGAATTCTCAGGGTTACAAACCCGGCATAG
- a CDS encoding SCO family protein, with product MKTMIKIFTALLLLAMLPSLAYTQHHHGNHSNSNALDAMDIQTDYSVYHSTAVWTSHRNEEIRLSEFAGKPVIVVMVYGNCTQVCPILVRDAKRVFEGVDEELQSEVRVAVVTFDPENDTPERWMEYAEQYELNIPQWHFLTGSQAHIRELAMLLGVEYIRKSDGHFAHSNLVSILDEKGAIAERMIGLNQPVDAAVTSIESRLRKEMTTSNEFTNQHNHR from the coding sequence ATGAAAACAATGATCAAAATATTCACTGCGCTGCTGTTACTGGCGATGCTTCCATCACTGGCTTATACCCAGCATCATCACGGCAATCATTCAAACAGCAATGCGCTGGACGCGATGGACATTCAGACAGATTACTCCGTTTATCACAGTACCGCTGTGTGGACCAGCCATAGAAACGAGGAGATCCGTCTGTCGGAATTTGCCGGAAAGCCGGTGATCGTGGTAATGGTGTACGGAAACTGCACACAGGTGTGTCCGATTCTTGTACGGGACGCAAAACGCGTATTCGAAGGCGTGGATGAAGAGCTTCAAAGTGAGGTTCGCGTCGCGGTGGTCACATTTGATCCCGAAAACGATACCCCTGAAAGATGGATGGAGTACGCGGAACAATATGAACTGAATATTCCCCAATGGCACTTTTTAACCGGCAGTCAGGCTCACATTCGTGAACTGGCCATGCTGCTGGGCGTGGAATACATCCGGAAATCGGACGGACACTTTGCACACTCCAACCTGGTATCCATACTGGATGAGAAGGGCGCAATCGCAGAACGAATGATCGGCCTGAATCAGCCTGTGGATGCTGCGGTGACATCTATCGAGAGCAGGCTCCGAAAAGAGATGACCACATCAAACGAATTTACAAATCAACACAATCACAGATAA
- a CDS encoding formylglycine-generating enzyme family protein: MLRNIIHIILICAASLSAAAAGTAQNRGIIEIPAGSYHSVLPEVVGEPVQVAAFRLDETAVTNAEFLEFLKVNPEWTRSEIPPVFAGSSYLEQWQDDLQLQDDRNGNEPVTRVSWFAANAYCGWKGGRLPTLHEWEYAAQAMDFTSAKEADRFSYELIGWYSAVDAEKTGLTGSTGIENRYGVKDLFGLVMEWVEDFKPPVGEDISLDCGTVGRMKGDSSIYSYAMSIRFITRMSFDPASTTGMLGFRCAYDPLPPVN, from the coding sequence ATGTTGCGAAATATCATCCATATCATCCTGATCTGTGCCGCTTCCCTGTCTGCTGCGGCAGCGGGAACGGCGCAGAACCGGGGTATCATAGAGATCCCCGCCGGAAGCTACCACTCGGTGCTTCCGGAGGTTGTCGGTGAGCCGGTTCAGGTAGCTGCGTTTCGTCTCGATGAGACGGCCGTTACCAACGCGGAGTTTCTGGAGTTCCTGAAAGTAAATCCCGAATGGACACGGTCTGAAATACCGCCCGTATTTGCGGGCAGCTCCTATCTGGAGCAGTGGCAGGACGACCTGCAGCTGCAGGATGACAGGAACGGAAACGAGCCCGTAACGAGAGTCTCCTGGTTTGCGGCGAATGCCTATTGCGGCTGGAAAGGCGGACGCCTGCCCACCCTGCATGAATGGGAATATGCCGCACAGGCCATGGATTTTACCTCCGCTAAGGAAGCCGACCGGTTCAGCTATGAGCTGATCGGTTGGTATTCCGCAGTGGATGCCGAAAAAACGGGCCTCACGGGTTCAACCGGTATCGAAAACCGGTATGGTGTGAAGGATCTGTTCGGCCTGGTAATGGAGTGGGTGGAGGATTTCAAGCCCCCGGTGGGGGAGGACATCTCACTCGACTGCGGAACCGTGGGACGCATGAAGGGCGACAGCAGCATCTACAGCTACGCCATGTCGATCCGGTTTATCACAAGAATGAGTTTCGACCCGGCAAGCACTACCGGCATGCTGGGATTCAGATGTGCCTACGATCCGCTGCCGCCCGTCAACTGA
- a CDS encoding multicopper oxidase domain-containing protein, with translation MKRFMNYLAVMLFIATGLTTVQAQTQEYTIDGMIFGMPEATVFTDDYDGPPVVGDYVTMLPKLAKLDYEGNRHHQVRLDTFVQEIEVAEGVRYRAWTFGGMVPGPVIHVREGDRITFTMKNRSDEMVQINEPVSELLMNGENTGGPSGLDISYEVNEEEFASPYLKQIRENNYMNTQPSIMPMPHSMDFHSGTVAKDDKWRTIAPGETIQFDWVANYPGTYIYHCGTPSVLMHTAMGQHGVVVVSPKEGYETDDRIDHEYVVVQSEYYLKKGAGDIYQYDFEAAQNINPSHVVFNGHQTILHDQPLKANAGERVRIHFSNNGPSQTSSFHVIGAIFDRVWMEGHPDNEMKGMQTVLLGASNSATVEFIVPEEGKYILIDHEFADAEKGATGTLSAGPRQ, from the coding sequence ATGAAACGTTTTATGAATTACCTCGCCGTGATGCTGTTTATTGCGACGGGCCTTACAACGGTACAAGCTCAAACACAGGAATACACCATCGACGGCATGATTTTTGGCATGCCTGAAGCCACCGTCTTTACAGACGATTATGACGGCCCGCCGGTAGTGGGCGATTACGTAACCATGCTTCCCAAACTGGCTAAGCTCGATTATGAAGGAAACAGGCATCACCAGGTTCGGCTGGATACATTTGTCCAGGAGATAGAGGTAGCCGAGGGTGTGCGATATCGCGCATGGACGTTCGGCGGTATGGTGCCGGGCCCGGTCATTCACGTGCGTGAAGGCGACCGCATTACCTTTACCATGAAGAACCGGTCGGATGAAATGGTTCAGATCAATGAGCCGGTAAGCGAACTGCTTATGAACGGTGAAAACACGGGCGGACCGTCCGGCCTCGACATCTCCTATGAGGTGAATGAGGAAGAGTTTGCTTCTCCCTATCTGAAGCAGATCCGCGAGAATAACTACATGAATACGCAGCCATCGATTATGCCGATGCCGCACTCGATGGACTTTCACTCCGGCACCGTTGCCAAGGATGACAAATGGAGAACCATTGCTCCCGGTGAAACCATTCAGTTCGACTGGGTGGCCAATTATCCGGGCACCTACATCTATCACTGCGGAACACCAAGTGTTCTGATGCACACTGCAATGGGTCAGCACGGCGTGGTGGTGGTTTCACCCAAAGAGGGCTACGAAACCGATGACCGCATAGACCATGAATATGTGGTGGTTCAATCTGAATATTACCTGAAAAAAGGTGCCGGTGATATCTATCAGTATGATTTTGAAGCCGCTCAGAATATTAATCCCTCGCACGTAGTGTTTAACGGCCATCAAACCATACTGCACGATCAGCCGCTGAAGGCCAATGCGGGAGAACGCGTACGGATTCACTTTTCAAACAACGGCCCCAGCCAGACATCCAGCTTTCACGTGATCGGTGCCATTTTTGATCGCGTATGGATGGAGGGTCACCCCGACAATGAAATGAAAGGTATGCAAACCGTGCTGCTGGGCGCATCCAACTCGGCCACGGTGGAGTTCATCGTGCCTGAAGAAGGCAAATACATCCTGATTGACCACGAGTTTGCCGATGCCGAAAAAGGCGCAACCGGTACGCTGAGCGCAGGACCCAGACAGTAG
- a CDS encoding acetolactate decarboxylase: MMRTLILFVLLGLCLQSQSSLAQSAYSVEYFGALRATIQQGDISANANLADYKKRDHLYALGAFENLKGEILILDGTSYSTRNGGDDKAQFIDAFEEKANLLILASVERWDPIDLPGDIETLEELQKIIETKAGEHGLDMGRPFPFLLEGKFGELSWHVIDWPEDDPVHTHQKHRTSGPHGVLENRSAKLLGFWSDSHHGVFTHHTTNLHMHFVTDDESLAGHVDGLAKAENLILYLPHQAEFDKRD; the protein is encoded by the coding sequence ATGATGCGAACCCTGATTCTTTTTGTCCTGCTGGGTCTCTGTTTACAGTCTCAGTCCTCGCTGGCGCAATCTGCCTATTCCGTGGAGTATTTCGGCGCACTTCGCGCTACTATTCAGCAGGGAGATATCTCCGCAAATGCGAATCTTGCAGACTATAAGAAGCGGGATCATCTCTATGCCCTGGGTGCGTTTGAAAATCTCAAGGGAGAAATCCTGATTTTAGATGGAACATCTTACTCAACCCGGAATGGCGGTGATGATAAGGCACAGTTTATTGATGCATTTGAAGAAAAGGCCAATCTGCTGATTCTTGCCTCTGTTGAAAGATGGGACCCAATCGACCTGCCCGGTGATATTGAAACGCTGGAAGAGCTTCAGAAGATCATTGAAACCAAAGCAGGGGAGCATGGTCTGGATATGGGTCGGCCATTTCCGTTTTTACTTGAAGGAAAGTTCGGCGAATTAAGCTGGCACGTTATCGACTGGCCGGAAGACGACCCTGTTCACACTCATCAAAAGCACCGAACATCAGGTCCTCACGGGGTATTGGAAAACCGATCAGCCAAACTGCTCGGGTTTTGGTCTGACTCTCACCACGGAGTTTTTACTCATCATACAACAAACCTGCATATGCATTTTGTTACGGATGATGAATCCCTCGCGGGCCATGTGGATGGACTGGCCAAAGCCGAAAATCTGATTCTTTACCTGCCACACCAAGCTGAATTCGATAAAAGGGATTGA
- a CDS encoding efflux RND transporter permease subunit, with translation MKTGLAGKIAQSFIDSKLTLLLMIAFIAIGVYGVWLTPSEEEPQIDVPMADIFVGYPGASPLEVENRIAIPLEKILSNISGVEYVYSTSMPEQAMVSARFYVGQNVEQSLVRLYNEIMKFMDTKPDMVTMPLIKTRSINDVPIVTLTLWSDVHDDYQLRRVAQELDNEIKSIVDVAETKIHGGRSRTVEIILDKTKMASFRIDPLRVAQIIRASNSEFSSGSFAANDRQFRVQTGNFLETAGDVGSLVIDVRQGDPIMLSDIAEIKDGPGEPARYVSYVPGPVSALEQSLEAGRSYPAVSISVAKRQGADAMAIASQIDAMVEQLSGPVITSDIKVETTRNYGETATEKVNTLLIHLVVAVLAVSFVVFLAMGWRGALVVFISVPITFALTLFFYYMYDYTLNRITLFALVFVTGIVVDNSIIVAENMHRHFKMRNLPFKQAAIYAINEVGNPTILATFTVIAAVIPMAFVSGLMGPYMSPIAIGATVAMILSLIISLIATPWLGYRLLRAVRVQSRKGSGKQYRLEDTLIYKMYDKTMRPLMESSWKRWVFLLGTTAVLFATMMLFYVRWVEVKMLPFDNKNEIQLIIDMPEGTTLERTEAIAQETGLVLLDIPEVYDYQIYSGTNAPINFNGLVRSYDLRQSANVADIQVNLVDKSLRSDQSHDIAKRMRPLVQEVGRKYNANIKVVEVPPGPPVLSTLVAEVYGPDISMQRAIGQEIKEIFYATPGIVDTDWMVEDEQTEYRFAVQREKAGVTGVMPNQVTESLGMILGQRPVSSLYSENEASQVPIKMKLDEADRAGVQELGGLHVQSQTGAMIPVTDLVELEEKVLEKSIHRKNQRRVVYVTAEVAGEIESPVYAILDARDQLDNIMLPAGYSLEQQYAGQPFSSEDVTVKWDGEWQITLEVFRDLGIAFAVVLVIIYILIVGWFQDFGVPIIMMIAIPLSLIGILIGHWFAGAFFTATSMIGLIALAGIMVRNSVLLIDFIQISLRQGNTLQDAVVEAGAVRTMPILLTAGTVVIGAIVILFDPIFQGLAISLMGGAIASTALTLITVPLIYFMVKNRLKPEEILRD, from the coding sequence ATGAAAACCGGATTAGCGGGTAAAATTGCCCAGTCATTTATTGACTCAAAACTGACGCTGCTATTGATGATCGCCTTTATAGCGATTGGTGTGTATGGGGTTTGGCTGACACCAAGTGAAGAGGAACCGCAGATCGATGTGCCCATGGCCGATATCTTTGTTGGATATCCTGGTGCATCACCCCTTGAAGTTGAAAACCGGATTGCGATTCCGCTGGAGAAAATACTATCAAATATTTCGGGTGTAGAATATGTTTATTCCACGTCGATGCCTGAACAGGCGATGGTTTCAGCACGGTTTTATGTCGGCCAGAATGTAGAACAAAGCCTGGTGAGGCTTTATAATGAAATAATGAAGTTCATGGATACCAAACCGGACATGGTAACCATGCCGCTTATCAAGACGAGGTCTATAAATGATGTCCCTATTGTAACGCTGACACTTTGGAGCGATGTGCACGACGACTATCAGCTTCGGCGGGTAGCACAGGAGCTGGATAACGAAATAAAGTCGATTGTAGATGTTGCAGAGACAAAAATTCACGGCGGACGCTCAAGAACGGTGGAAATTATTCTGGATAAAACCAAAATGGCCTCGTTCAGGATCGATCCGCTTCGGGTTGCACAAATTATCCGGGCGTCGAACAGTGAATTCAGTTCAGGTTCGTTTGCAGCAAACGACCGGCAGTTCAGGGTTCAGACCGGCAACTTTCTTGAAACGGCCGGGGATGTAGGGTCTCTGGTGATTGATGTTCGACAGGGAGACCCGATTATGCTAAGCGATATTGCCGAGATCAAAGACGGGCCGGGTGAGCCTGCCAGGTACGTCTCGTATGTGCCAGGCCCGGTATCTGCCCTGGAGCAGAGTCTAGAAGCGGGCCGTTCCTATCCTGCAGTATCCATATCGGTAGCCAAAAGACAGGGCGCGGATGCCATGGCTATAGCCAGCCAGATCGATGCGATGGTTGAACAGCTGAGCGGCCCGGTGATTACATCAGATATTAAGGTAGAAACGACGCGAAACTATGGCGAGACGGCAACAGAGAAAGTGAATACACTGTTGATTCACCTTGTGGTTGCCGTACTTGCCGTTTCGTTCGTCGTATTCCTGGCTATGGGGTGGCGCGGTGCTCTGGTTGTATTTATTTCCGTGCCGATAACATTTGCGCTGACGCTTTTCTTCTACTATATGTACGATTATACGCTGAACCGGATTACCCTTTTTGCCCTTGTTTTTGTGACGGGTATCGTGGTGGATAATTCCATCATTGTGGCAGAGAATATGCACCGGCATTTCAAGATGAGAAATCTGCCGTTTAAGCAGGCTGCGATCTATGCAATCAATGAGGTTGGAAATCCAACCATCCTGGCAACCTTTACGGTGATTGCCGCAGTCATCCCGATGGCATTTGTTTCAGGTTTGATGGGGCCATATATGAGTCCGATCGCAATAGGTGCAACCGTAGCGATGATCCTTTCACTCATCATTTCATTGATTGCAACTCCGTGGCTCGGTTACCGGCTGCTTCGTGCGGTACGTGTGCAGTCAAGAAAGGGGTCAGGAAAACAATACAGGCTTGAGGATACCCTGATCTACAAAATGTATGACAAAACAATGCGCCCGCTTATGGAGAGCAGCTGGAAAAGGTGGGTGTTTTTACTGGGTACAACGGCCGTATTATTTGCTACCATGATGCTCTTCTATGTTCGTTGGGTGGAAGTGAAAATGCTTCCGTTCGACAATAAGAATGAGATTCAGCTCATTATTGACATGCCCGAAGGCACAACCCTCGAACGCACCGAGGCCATTGCGCAGGAAACGGGTCTTGTTTTACTGGATATACCCGAGGTGTACGACTATCAGATCTACTCAGGCACAAATGCACCGATCAATTTCAACGGACTGGTACGCAGCTATGATTTAAGGCAGTCAGCAAACGTGGCTGATATTCAGGTAAACCTGGTGGATAAAAGCCTGCGGTCCGATCAAAGCCATGACATTGCCAAGCGCATGAGGCCGCTGGTACAGGAAGTTGGCCGGAAATACAATGCGAACATTAAAGTGGTTGAGGTTCCACCGGGCCCGCCCGTACTCTCCACGCTTGTTGCGGAAGTGTATGGTCCGGATATCAGCATGCAGCGCGCGATTGGTCAGGAGATCAAAGAGATTTTTTATGCAACGCCCGGAATCGTGGATACGGACTGGATGGTAGAGGATGAACAAACGGAGTACCGGTTCGCGGTACAGCGCGAAAAAGCAGGTGTGACGGGCGTGATGCCGAATCAGGTAACCGAATCTCTCGGTATGATTCTGGGGCAGCGACCGGTGAGTTCGCTCTACAGTGAAAATGAAGCCTCACAGGTGCCTATTAAAATGAAGCTGGATGAGGCCGATCGTGCCGGAGTGCAAGAGCTGGGCGGGCTTCACGTGCAATCGCAAACCGGTGCCATGATCCCTGTAACGGATCTGGTTGAGCTCGAAGAGAAGGTTCTTGAAAAAAGCATCCACAGAAAAAATCAGCGGCGCGTGGTGTATGTAACGGCAGAAGTAGCCGGGGAGATAGAAAGTCCGGTCTATGCCATTCTGGATGCACGTGATCAGCTGGACAACATCATGCTGCCTGCAGGATACAGCCTGGAGCAGCAGTATGCAGGGCAGCCGTTCAGCAGCGAAGATGTAACCGTAAAGTGGGACGGAGAGTGGCAGATTACCCTCGAGGTATTCAGGGACCTCGGCATTGCATTTGCGGTGGTGCTGGTGATTATCTACATCCTTATTGTGGGATGGTTCCAGGATTTTGGTGTTCCCATTATCATGATGATTGCCATTCCGCTTTCGCTGATCGGGATTCTGATCGGCCATTGGTTTGCGGGAGCATTTTTTACCGCTACCTCCATGATCGGCTTGATCGCCCTTGCGGGAATTATGGTTCGGAATTCCGTACTGCTGATCGACTTTATTCAAATCAGCCTGCGGCAGGGAAATACGCTGCAGGATGCCGTAGTGGAAGCCGGGGCTGTACGCACCATGCCGATACTGCTTACCGCAGGAACGGTTGTGATCGGTGCCATTGTGATTCTGTTCGATCCCATTTTCCAGGGATTGGCGATCTCACTGATGGGCGGAGCAATAGCTTCCACCGCCCTTACCCTGATTACGGTACCGTTAATTTACTTCATGGTGAAAAACCGTCTGAAGCCGGAAGAGATCCTTCGAGATTGA